A part of Populus alba chromosome 8, ASM523922v2, whole genome shotgun sequence genomic DNA contains:
- the LOC118052345 gene encoding pumilio homolog 4 isoform X4: MFGCIGNLRKNKVVEDSDSPSLFSIQPGLSVHKVDIDLTESSNSSRNNVIRNASSKWLDRGSSDLGLQRSRLGARRKSFADTLQEGLDQPTSMPGHLSSPASHTTFADLLDTTGECDPHQVGLHDGMESLEGLYSGAATTAFTGTQSHSNTFSHSFVSAVGSSLSRSTTPEQQLLGRPAISSLHPVGSRVGPIEKKNAVGMTVQKNHSSGITELGEIANTLSGLSLLNTRLTDQEIHTRGQLQMDLDSEPHFPFNMSNGAEQALHQQLIETSKVENLSFSTNHTDMPRNNRIIPNNNASKISYNGEVSIPRRTSSSTNLHSQMNSLGLGSLERSNVYHQNANIPIMDFTGHVPDDYSTLKLNSMIKNHFDAGGVGIGNGFNRLGNQVGSDLRSPVLEPSYSQSLQRMLDYATHAVARSSEPPVRDYFGTSEGDLDRIQKAYLETLLVQQKQQYELPILTKSGGLNQGYHRNSSYNLSMPYPENSAVKSMLPSVGSGGFQSGRASHLASVMRSSMGGSTGSWQSDIGCNAERKQSSSFMDEFKNNKTGSFELSDIVGHVVEFSTDQYGSRFIQQKLETASVEETNKIFPEIIPLARNLMTDVFGNYVIQKFLDQGTESQRMELASQLTGHVLPLSLQMYGCRVIQKALEVIDVDRQTEMVAELDGSVMKCIRDQNGNHVIQKCIECVPGDRIQFITSAFYGQVVALSTHPYGCRVIQRVLEHCKDMNTQQVIMDEIMQSVCALAQDQYGNYVIQHVLEHGKPQQRSVIIRKLAGQIVLMSQQKFASNVVEKCLTFGGPYERQLLVNEMLGSTDENEPLQAMMKDPFGNYVVQKVLETCDGRSLELILSRIRIHLSALKRYTYGKHIVSRIEKLIITGERRIRLSLAVSP; the protein is encoded by the exons ATGTTTGGTTGTATTGGCAACTTGAGGAAGAATAAGGTGGTAGAAGATAGCGATAGTCCATCGCTGTTTTCAATACAGCCAGGACTTTCAGTGCATAAGGTTGACATTGATTTGACAGAATCGAGTAATTCAAGTAGAAATAATGTCATCAGGAATGCTTCATCCAAGTGGCTTGATAGAGGTTCCAGTGATCTTGGATTGCAGCGCTCCAGGCTTGGTGCAAGGAGGAAAAGTTTTGCTGACACTCTACAG GAAGGACTTGATCAGCCCACTTCTATGCCAGGTCACCTATCTTCCCCAGCAAGTCATACTACTTTTGCTGATCTTCTGGATACAACTGGTGAATGTGATCCTCATCAAGTTGGGTTACATGATGGAATGGAATCCCTGGAAGGCTTGTATTCTGGAGCAGCTACCACTGCCTTCACAGGAACTCAAAGCCACAGCAATACCTTTTCTCACTCCTTTGTATCTGCTGTGGGCTCATCATTGTCTAGGAGTACAACACCTGAACAGCAGCTGCTTGGGAGGCCTGCTATTTCTAGTCTACATCCTGTTGGCAGCAGAGTTGGTCCTATTGAGAAGAAGAATGCTGTTGGCATGACTGtccaaaaaaatcattcttctGGGATTACCGAGCTTGGGGAAATTGCTAATACGTTGTCTGGATTAAGCCTTTTGAACACTAGACTCACAGATCAGGAGATTCATACACGAGGCCAACTGCAAATGGATCTGGACAGTGAGCCACATTTTCCTTTTAACATGTCAAATGGTGCTGAGCAGGCTCTGCATCAGCAACTCATAGAAACATCGAAGGTAGAAAATCTCTCATTTTCTACCAACCATACTGATATGCCGAGAAACAACAGGATCATACCAAACAATAATGCTTCTAAGATAAGTTATAATGGAGAAGTTAGTATTCCCAGAAGAACTTCTTCTTCTACCAATCTTCACTCACAAATGAATTCCTTGGGCCTTGGAAGTTTGGAAAGATCAAATGTTTATCATCAAAATGCAAATATTCCAATTATGGATTTCACTGGCCATGTACCTGATGATTATTCGACACTGAAACTGAATTCAATGATCAAGAATCATTTTGACGCAG gTGGTGTTGGAATTGGGAATGGTTTCAATAGACTGGGAAATCAAGTAGGGTCTGATCTTCGTTCTCCAGTTCTGGAACCAAGCTATAGTCAGTCCTTGCAAAGAATGTTGGATTATGCAACACATGCTGTAGCTAGGTCAAGTGAGCCTCCAGTTAGAGATTATTTTGGCACTTCGGAGGGAGACTTGGACAGGATTCAAAAAGCTTATCTTGAGACATTGCTTGTTCAACAGAAGCAACAATACGAATTGCCAATTCTAACCAAATCTGGTGGGTTGAATCAGGGATACCATAGGAATTCATCTTATAATCTTAGCATGCCATATCCAGAGAACTCAGCAGTGAAATCTATGCTTCCTTCTGTTGGATCTGGGGGTTTTCAGAGTGGGCGAGCTTCACACTTAGCTTCCGTGATGAGGAGTTCGATGGGAGGATCCACTGGGTCATGGCAGTCTGATATTGGCTGCAATGCTGAAAGAAAACAGTCTTCATCCTTTATGGATGAATTTAAGAACAACAAGACTGGTTCTTTTGAACTTTCAGACATTGTTGGCCATGTTGTTGAATTCAG CACAGATCAGTATGGAAGTCGGTTTATTCAGCAGAAACTAGAAACTGCTTCAGTTGAAGAGACGAACAAGATATTCCCTGAGATTATTCCTCTTGCTCGTAACTTGATGACTGATGTTTTTGGAAATTATGTTATACAAAAg TTTCTTGATCAAGGTACAGAAAGTCAAAGAATGGAGTTAGCTAGTCAGCTTACTGGTCATGTTTTACCTCTCAGTCTTCAAATGTATGGGTGCAGAGTAATCCAGAAG GCTTTGGAGGTGATTGACGTGGATCGACAGACTGAAATGGTGGCAGAGCTAGATGGCTCTGTCATGAAATGTATTCGTGATCAGAATGGTAATCATGTTATTCAGAAGTGTATAGAGTGTGTTCCAGGAGATCGAATACAGTTCATCACCTCAGCTTTCTATGGGCAAGTTGTGGCCCTTTCCACCCACCCTTATGGTTGCCGTGTTATCCAG AGGGTCTTGGAGCATTGTAAGGACATGAATACACAGCAAGTTATTATGGATGAAATTATGCAGTCTGTATGCGCTTTGGCACAAGATCAATATGGAAATTATGTCATTCAG cATGTCCTGGAGCATGGTAAGCCACAACAACGATCTGTTATTATTAGAAAGCTTGCAGGACAGATTGTTTTGATGAGTCAGCAGAAATTTGCTTCTAATGTTGTGGAGAAGTGCTTGACATTTGGTGGCCCTTATGAGCGCCAGCTTTTGGTGAATGAGATGCTTGGTTCCACTGATGAAAATGAGCCCTTGCAG GCTATGATGAAAGATCCGTTTGGAAATTATGTTGTACAAAAGGTTCTTGAGACCTGCGATGGTCGAAGTCTAGAGTTAATTCTTTCTCGCATTAGGATTCATTTGAGTGCCCTGAAGAGATACACTTATGGTAAACATATTGTTTCGCGCATTGAGAAGCTCATCATAACTGGAG AAAGGCGTATCCGATTGTCACTCGCAGTCTCCCCCTGA